In Candidatus Binatia bacterium, one genomic interval encodes:
- a CDS encoding ABC transporter substrate-binding protein has protein sequence MRSLAYTLAVLFLLCVGSQSAPAQERLNLAYISPNATSSSVLWVAKEAGIFKKHGLDVNVIYIEGTPKALMSLFAGELHVVAGTGPAVVNAKLRGADAIMVMGFEVFLPYYLVAVPGIKSIEDLKGKTGANHSAATSADFAMRLGLRSVGLDPDKDVNLRVVGATNLRVLTMKQGQTQFTVLSATEREEAEKLGFKILADLAGKRIPYPHAGLISSEKILREKRDAMLRFGRSTVEAIHYFKTQKPQTIAVLKKYARTDPTTLETAYAYLKTSIPDLPYPTLEGMKTFIAEAGRTQPAIAKADPASFVDPSIVKAVEDEEFLKRLKN, from the coding sequence ATGCGTTCTCTCGCTTATACGCTTGCCGTCTTGTTTTTGCTCTGCGTCGGTTCTCAATCGGCTCCGGCGCAGGAACGCCTTAACCTCGCGTATATTTCGCCCAACGCCACCTCTTCTTCCGTCCTTTGGGTCGCCAAGGAGGCGGGCATTTTCAAGAAACACGGTCTTGACGTCAACGTCATCTATATCGAAGGCACGCCCAAAGCGCTGATGTCTCTCTTCGCCGGCGAGCTTCACGTCGTCGCGGGAACGGGCCCGGCCGTGGTTAACGCCAAGCTCCGCGGCGCGGACGCGATCATGGTCATGGGCTTCGAAGTCTTCCTGCCTTACTATTTGGTCGCCGTGCCGGGAATTAAAAGCATCGAAGATCTCAAAGGGAAGACCGGCGCGAACCATTCGGCGGCCACGTCCGCCGACTTCGCCATGCGGCTGGGTTTACGCAGCGTCGGATTGGATCCCGACAAAGATGTCAACCTGCGGGTCGTAGGCGCGACCAATCTCCGCGTGCTCACTATGAAGCAGGGCCAGACGCAATTCACCGTCCTCAGCGCCACCGAGCGGGAAGAAGCGGAAAAACTCGGATTCAAGATCCTGGCGGACCTTGCCGGCAAACGAATTCCCTATCCCCACGCCGGCCTGATCAGCAGCGAAAAAATCCTCCGCGAAAAGCGCGATGCCATGCTGCGCTTCGGCCGTAGCACGGTCGAGGCGATCCATTACTTCAAAACGCAGAAGCCACAAACAATCGCGGTCTTGAAGAAATACGCGCGGACCGATCCCACGACGCTGGAAACGGCCTACGCTTATCTTAAAACCTCGATTCCCGATCTGCCCTATCCGACCCTGGAGGGGATGAAAACTTTCATCGCAGAAGCGGGCCGCACGCAGCCGGCGATCGCCAAGGCCGACCCGGCATCGTTCGTGGATCCGAGCATCGTGAAGGCGGTTGAGGATGAGGAATTCCTAAAACGTTTAAAGAACTAG
- a CDS encoding acetate--CoA ligase family protein produces the protein MNTTESFPRRPVENLLSARSVAIVGASPKGRWPMGIYRNLKKAKYSGKIFLVNPNYKEIAEDPCYPNIAALPEVPEHLLMLIPTKAVLSTLEEATKLGTKAATIYSAGFGEGDDPEGKKRGQALKELCERTGLVACGPNCMGSFSLPEGLWSFPTAVPLLKKGPVGLIFQSGGSLGNWIKGASERGIGFSYAVSSGNETSLDLVDYLSFLLDDPETKLIALMVEGIRRPQEFMSVASQALAKNKPILVIKLGRSEMGKRQAISHTGALAGSDEVFDAVCNRLGLIRCPTLEDLTETMLAFLPGRVPRGSRAAIVVNSGGMKGLLCDHIEELGTDLAQLSEATRQAVRPLIPAELVVENPLECGVAGFGDEEGFVKIVKLHADDDGVDLLGIHGELPRFPEKREATLFKNLNAATPKPIVAFARSTYSLTEESRTFQDEAAIPFLQGIKPTLRALKGLGFYGKRKRAAIPSLPAASGRADDLEGEKLNALLQRHDIALPRQVVAVTAAEAAQKAEAIGFPVALKLVAPEIVHKTESGAVVLGLKSAGEVEIQGKQLLAKSPGKLLIQQMIQGAEVLLGARTDPQYGPFLMVGLGGIFVEVLKDVAIRLLPVSETDALEMMRELRGYRVLQGVRGQPPRDIKALARAMTGLSDLFASHRLFLSDFEINPLMVGGEGEGAVAVDVRVVKN, from the coding sequence ATGAATACGACTGAAAGTTTTCCACGTAGGCCGGTGGAGAATCTGCTGAGCGCGCGCTCGGTTGCGATCGTCGGCGCGTCGCCGAAGGGCCGTTGGCCGATGGGGATTTACCGGAATCTTAAGAAAGCCAAGTACAGCGGAAAAATTTTTCTCGTCAATCCCAACTACAAAGAGATCGCGGAAGATCCCTGTTATCCAAACATCGCCGCGCTGCCGGAGGTGCCGGAGCATCTGCTCATGTTGATTCCGACCAAGGCCGTTCTTTCAACGCTCGAAGAAGCGACCAAGCTCGGAACCAAGGCGGCGACCATTTACAGCGCGGGCTTTGGCGAAGGCGACGATCCCGAGGGAAAAAAGCGCGGCCAGGCGCTGAAAGAGCTTTGCGAGCGGACCGGCTTGGTCGCCTGCGGACCGAACTGCATGGGCTCTTTCTCCTTGCCCGAAGGACTGTGGAGTTTTCCGACGGCGGTGCCGCTGCTGAAGAAAGGACCGGTCGGTCTCATCTTCCAGAGCGGCGGCTCGCTCGGCAACTGGATCAAGGGGGCATCCGAGCGTGGTATCGGCTTCAGCTACGCGGTTTCCAGCGGCAATGAGACGAGCTTGGATCTCGTCGATTACCTATCTTTTCTCCTCGACGATCCCGAAACGAAGCTGATCGCGCTCATGGTCGAGGGAATCCGCCGGCCGCAAGAATTTATGTCGGTGGCATCCCAAGCGCTCGCGAAAAACAAGCCGATCCTCGTCATCAAGCTCGGCCGCTCGGAGATGGGCAAGCGCCAGGCGATCTCCCACACCGGCGCGCTGGCCGGATCGGACGAGGTGTTCGACGCCGTGTGCAACCGTCTCGGTTTGATCCGCTGTCCCACGCTCGAAGATCTGACCGAGACGATGCTCGCGTTTCTCCCCGGCAGGGTGCCGCGCGGCAGCCGCGCCGCGATCGTCGTCAATTCGGGCGGGATGAAAGGTCTCCTCTGCGATCACATCGAAGAGCTTGGCACGGACCTCGCGCAGTTGAGCGAGGCGACGCGACAGGCCGTGCGGCCGCTGATCCCGGCGGAGCTCGTGGTGGAAAATCCGCTCGAATGCGGCGTGGCCGGCTTCGGCGACGAGGAAGGCTTCGTCAAAATCGTCAAGCTCCATGCCGACGACGACGGCGTCGATCTGCTCGGGATTCACGGCGAGCTGCCGCGCTTTCCGGAGAAGAGAGAGGCGACGCTGTTTAAGAATCTCAACGCGGCGACGCCGAAGCCGATTGTCGCCTTCGCCCGCTCGACGTATAGCCTGACAGAGGAAAGCCGGACGTTTCAGGACGAAGCGGCCATACCGTTTTTGCAGGGGATCAAGCCGACCCTCCGCGCTCTCAAGGGGCTGGGATTTTACGGCAAACGGAAGCGAGCCGCGATTCCGAGTTTGCCTGCTGCGTCGGGAAGGGCGGACGATCTGGAAGGAGAAAAGCTCAACGCTTTGCTCCAACGCCACGACATCGCGCTGCCGCGCCAGGTGGTCGCGGTCACTGCGGCCGAGGCGGCACAAAAAGCCGAGGCGATCGGTTTTCCGGTTGCGTTGAAGTTGGTCGCGCCCGAGATCGTGCACAAGACCGAGTCCGGCGCTGTCGTTCTCGGACTCAAAAGCGCCGGCGAAGTCGAGATTCAAGGAAAACAATTGCTTGCTAAATCGCCCGGCAAGTTATTGATCCAGCAGATGATTCAGGGAGCCGAAGTTCTTCTCGGCGCCCGCACCGATCCACAGTACGGGCCCTTCCTCATGGTCGGCCTCGGCGGCATTTTCGTCGAGGTGCTGAAAGACGTGGCGATCCGGCTCTTGCCCGTGAGCGAGACCGATGCGCTGGAAATGATGCGGGAGCTGCGCGGCTACCGCGTGCTCCAAGGCGTGCGCGGCCAGCCGCCGCGCGACATCAAAGCGCTGGCGCGCGCCATGACCGGACTGTCCGATTTGTTTGCTTCGCACCGTTTGTTTCTATCCGACTTTGAAATCAATCCGCTGATGGTGGGGGGCGAAGGCGAGGGCGCCGTCGCGGTGGACGTGCGCGTAGTCAAAAATTAA
- a CDS encoding ABC transporter ATP-binding protein codes for MISIKGLQKSFIAHQGRVDALKNIDLEVGEGEFCVLLGPSGCGKTTTLRCVAGLERPDDGEIEIAGKLVNSARRKVYVSTERRDLGMVFQSYAIWPHMNVFQNVAFPLTQGQRRCARSAVGEKVRAALRRVQLDGLEDRPATDLSGGQQQRVAMARAMVTEPKILLMDEPLSNLDARLREQMRVELKKITKAIGVTTLYVTHDQAEALSLGDKVCVMDRGEILQVAQPNEIYARPSSLFVAQFVGEMNFVKGKVAGAGQVECPLGTLAVRVPKGLQSASPVTLAIRPEHISLGPADGFLTGTITSKNYLGDSALLEVDVNGVNLLVKLAGDTEFFVGQKAGVLLPPERWRVFPE; via the coding sequence ATGATCAGCATCAAAGGACTACAGAAATCCTTCATCGCTCATCAAGGCCGAGTCGATGCGTTGAAGAATATCGACCTGGAGGTCGGCGAGGGGGAGTTCTGTGTCCTCCTGGGCCCGAGCGGCTGCGGCAAGACGACGACGCTGCGCTGCGTGGCGGGCCTGGAGCGGCCGGACGACGGGGAAATCGAAATCGCCGGCAAGCTCGTCAACTCTGCCCGCCGAAAAGTTTATGTTTCCACCGAGCGGCGCGACCTGGGCATGGTTTTTCAGTCTTACGCGATTTGGCCGCACATGAACGTTTTTCAAAACGTCGCTTTCCCTCTGACTCAAGGACAGAGGAGATGCGCGCGCTCGGCCGTCGGAGAAAAAGTTCGCGCCGCCCTCAGGCGCGTCCAGCTCGACGGGCTCGAAGACCGGCCGGCGACGGACTTGAGCGGCGGCCAGCAGCAGCGCGTGGCCATGGCTCGCGCCATGGTGACGGAGCCCAAGATATTGCTCATGGACGAGCCGCTCAGTAACCTCGACGCCCGCTTGCGCGAGCAGATGCGCGTGGAACTAAAAAAGATCACCAAGGCCATCGGCGTCACGACGCTTTACGTGACGCACGATCAGGCGGAAGCTTTGAGTTTGGGAGATAAAGTTTGCGTGATGGATCGCGGTGAAATTCTTCAGGTGGCTCAGCCGAACGAAATATACGCCAGGCCGTCCAGCCTGTTTGTCGCGCAATTCGTCGGCGAGATGAATTTCGTCAAGGGCAAGGTGGCGGGCGCCGGACAAGTCGAATGCCCGCTGGGAACTCTCGCTGTCCGCGTGCCAAAAGGCCTTCAGTCGGCAAGCCCGGTTACGTTGGCGATTCGACCGGAACACATCAGTCTCGGCCCGGCGGACGGCTTCCTGACGGGAACCATCACGAGCAAGAACTACCTGGGAGACTCGGCTCTCCTCGAAGTGGACGTCAACGGCGTCAACCTCCTCGTCAAGCTAGCCGGCGATACGGAATTTTTCGTGGGACAGAAAGCCGGAGTCCTTTTGCCGCCCGAGCGCTGGCGTGTGTTTCCGGAATAA